The Streptomyces sp. NBC_00454 DNA segment AGCCCGGCGCCGCCTCCCGCTCCGGCCACGGCGGCGAAGCTGAGCGTCGGCACGCCTACCCGTACCGCCGCGGCGGACCGCTGGTGCGAACAGGTCACCGTGTCGTTCACCAACACCGGGGGCACCGCCGCCCGTTCGGGCACTGTCGGCTTCGCGACGCACATCATCGGCGCCCTGGGCGTCGACTGGGCCACGATCACCTCGACGCAGCCCCTGCCCGCCCCGATCGCCGCGAACACGACGAAGACGCAGACCTACACGGTCTGCGTCGAGTCCTGGCGCGTACCCCTGGGCATGCGGGTGGAGACCCAGAAGGTCACGGCCACCTGGAGCTAGCGCTCCGGCGCCGCCCGGCCCTGCTCGGCCTGCCTCAGCCCAGCGCGAGCCAGGCCACCACGCCGATCAGGAGCACCGCGCCGATACCGACGGCCACCCACACCCCGGCGCCCGGCCCCGTCTTGCGCGCCGCGCGGTTCTGCATCCGCGACCCCGGAACGGTGGGGACCGGTACCGGCTCGTCGACGAACGCCCGGAACATCTGGGTGCTGCCCGCGGGGTCGTAGTCACCCTCGGGAGCCTGTGAGTTGTGGTTCGAGTTGTGATTCGCAGCCATGCGCAGGACCCTAGCGGGTTTTCCCATTCCTTTACCGCCCCACCCCCCGATTCATTTGCCTGTAACAACCATCTGCTTCTATGGTTGCCCGAAGCAACGACATCAAGGGGGGCCGCCCGGTGAGCGCACCGACCACAACCGCCGCACCAGCCACACCCACCACCCGCTACGCGGAACTGGCCCGACAGCTCACCGGCACCGGCGCCGTCACCCGCGACCTCGCCCGGCTCCTGCCCCCCGACTGCCCGCCCGGCTCCGCGGCCGTCCTCACCGTGCTCGACCGCCACGGCGAAATGCGGCTCAGCCGCCTCACCGAGCTCATGGCCCTCGACATCTCCGTGACCAGCCGCCACGTGGCCCACGCGGCGACGCACCACTGGATCACCCGCGACACCGACCCCGGCGACGCCCGCTGCCGGATCCTGCGCCTCACCCCGGCCGGCCGCGCGCTCCTCACCGAGCTCGGCACCCGCCACACCGGAGCGCTGGAGCGGGCCCTGTCCGCCTGGACCGAAGCGGACATCGACCACCTCAACGCCCTGCTGGCCCGGCTCCGGTCGA contains these protein-coding regions:
- a CDS encoding MarR family winged helix-turn-helix transcriptional regulator; translated protein: MSAPTTTAAPATPTTRYAELARQLTGTGAVTRDLARLLPPDCPPGSAAVLTVLDRHGEMRLSRLTELMALDISVTSRHVAHAATHHWITRDTDPGDARCRILRLTPAGRALLTELGTRHTGALERALSAWTEADIDHLNALLARLRSSFALLDS